In Nostoc sp. CENA543, a single genomic region encodes these proteins:
- a CDS encoding carboxylesterase gives MRVSIQKTIDILEKINQSESGVGLRNEACRSKFFIYPHTTSKVCLFLHGFTAGPYQFEPLGKALFSQGYNVLVPLQPGHGLAGDWNRQNPPPLPTDIKTYQEFVLEWLQIAKTLGEQVVVGGLSTGGTLAAWLGLEYPQQVERALLFTPYLANRNFLFTILIKILPIYFEWFNKDASGNFGYKGFRIPALRIFLELGERLFQQAQTHTSAPILMVCSESDRAVSLSKQQDYFTMILKQQPKSWYYCFDESLEIEHRMMTKMEDNDYEELVITLAKVFVESDLTWQQFQEMAMRIIQGKSYYPIQQKLKLDPQAFQQLSAMMTRRFGCDDLKCINPNLKV, from the coding sequence ATGAGAGTTAGCATCCAGAAGACAATAGATATTCTTGAGAAAATTAATCAATCAGAGTCAGGAGTTGGACTCAGGAACGAAGCTTGTCGTTCCAAATTCTTTATTTATCCCCACACTACATCCAAAGTTTGTCTCTTCCTGCATGGCTTTACGGCAGGCCCATATCAATTTGAGCCACTTGGCAAAGCTTTATTTAGTCAAGGATACAATGTCTTAGTTCCCTTACAACCAGGTCACGGACTAGCAGGAGATTGGAATCGTCAAAACCCTCCCCCACTCCCAACAGATATTAAGACTTATCAAGAGTTTGTACTGGAGTGGTTGCAGATTGCCAAAACCCTTGGTGAACAAGTCGTAGTCGGTGGATTATCCACGGGAGGAACTTTAGCGGCTTGGCTAGGATTGGAATATCCCCAACAAGTTGAACGGGCTTTATTGTTTACGCCTTATTTAGCTAATCGAAATTTTTTATTTACTATATTAATTAAAATTTTGCCAATTTACTTTGAGTGGTTCAACAAAGACGCATCTGGTAATTTTGGTTATAAAGGTTTTCGGATTCCAGCACTACGCATATTTTTAGAATTGGGAGAACGGCTTTTCCAACAGGCTCAAACTCATACTTCTGCACCTATTTTAATGGTGTGTAGTGAGAGCGATCGCGCTGTTAGTCTCTCTAAACAGCAGGATTATTTCACAATGATACTCAAGCAGCAGCCGAAATCCTGGTATTACTGCTTTGATGAATCCCTAGAAATTGAACATCGAATGATGACCAAAATGGAAGATAATGATTATGAGGAACTAGTAATTACCTTAGCCAAAGTATTTGTAGAGAGTGATTTAACTTGGCAACAGTTTCAGGAAATGGCAATGAGGATAATACAGGGAAAATCCTATTACCCAATTCAGCAAAAATTGAAACTTGATCCTCAAGCTTTCCAACAGCTATCTGCAATGATGACTCGACGTTTTGGTTGTGATGATCTCAAATGTATCAATCCGAATCTTAAAGTTTAG
- the arfB gene encoding alternative ribosome rescue aminoacyl-tRNA hydrolase ArfB has translation MLQISNKITIPDSELEMSAIRSQGAGGQNVNKVSTAIHLRFNIEASSLPTFYKEQLLKLNDRRITQEGVIVIKSQEHRSQEQNREEALERLKELIKSAVVIKRKRKPTKPTRSSHSKRLDSKTKRGQIKSMRRQIID, from the coding sequence ATGCTGCAAATCTCTAATAAAATCACTATCCCCGATAGCGAACTCGAAATGAGCGCGATTCGTTCTCAAGGAGCAGGGGGTCAAAACGTCAACAAGGTTTCTACTGCCATTCACTTACGTTTTAACATTGAGGCTTCATCATTACCCACTTTCTACAAAGAACAGCTTTTGAAACTGAATGACCGACGCATTACCCAAGAAGGGGTTATTGTCATCAAATCTCAAGAACATCGCAGCCAAGAGCAAAACCGTGAGGAAGCTTTAGAACGACTCAAAGAACTGATTAAAAGCGCAGTTGTAATCAAGAGAAAACGCAAACCCACCAAACCAACTCGCAGTTCTCACTCCAAACGTCTTGACAGTAAAACTAAGCGAGGACAAATTAAGTCCATGAGAAGGCAGATCATTGATTAA